From Calditrichota bacterium:
GTTCCAGAAGAACTGCACTTTCCCGGCATCGAAGCGGCGGTTCTCCATCAGTCGCGCGATAAACCTCCCGGCAGCGTCTTCGACATCGACATCGACCAACGCCGGTTCGGTCAGGAAGAAGGAGACCCTAAGGTCCCGCCAGATCGAATCGCTCACTACAGTGGCTTGCAAGTCCCTCACATCGACGCCGACCCAGAGATACTGCGCGCCCGGCCGTTCGGCTACGAATATCTGTCCGAACCTGCGGTATAGTGCAATCCCGCGCGGTTCATCGAAACGATAGTCGCCATCGCCGGTTTCACCGAAAGTGTCCAGGTAATTCAGGTTGCGGTCGAGTTTATGGATGCAGCCTCTTGTCCGGTCGGTAATCAGCACCTGGTTATGGTAGTCGAGCGCGAGCCATTCGAGGTGCTCGATTCCGATGTCGCCTTCCCACTCTTCGGTTCGGGTTCGCTTCACGAGTTGGCCTTTCAGGTCAAACTTGCTGACCCGCTGCCCCGCGGAGTCGATCACCACGACGAATGCATCCTGGTCAAAGTAGGTCCAACTCTCGCCCGGTCCGGTGGCAGCAATTCCAGCGGGCGACAACAATCCTTCCCAAGCCAATCGAACAGCGCCTGTTGAATCGAACATCGTCACCCGTCCCAGTGCGGCATCGGTAACCAGCAGACTCCCGTCCGGCAGCAGCGCAGCCCCTATCGGATCGATGAACTCGCCCTCCCCATCTCCAAATCGGCCGATCTTCCGCACGGGAACGAGGGATTTCCCTCCATTGCGGAGGTGATGCACTTCTGCCCGCCCCCGATCGACGACATAGACCTGTCCCCATCGGTCAGCTGCGATTCCCCAGGGACGTTCGAGCGCTTCGCCCCTGCCTTCCTTGCCAAATAATCCCAGTGCATACATCGAACGGTTATAAATAATGCATTTGTCGCCTGAATTAACGCCATAAACCGTCACTTCGTCGTCGTCGCCTTCGCGGGAAGGATCCTCCCAGGCGTCAAGCCGGGCACAGGCGAGGCCTTGCGGGTCGTCGAACTTTGTCTTGTAGCCAAGAAAAAGCCGCAGGTGCAAGGGCCGCGCTTTGACCACGCCCCAGGTGTGCTTGTAAGGTGGATAGACGAAAGTCCCGGGCCCTGCCGCGTCGACGGTCGTAACCATCAGGTTTAGAGCAACCATCGATGACACCAAAACAGTGCACCGGTAGTAACGCATGGCGCCTATAGTCCGCATTCGCACCTTAGGATGTCAACGTCTCCTTCACTTGCTCGGCGGCCCTTCGCGACATCCCCCGAACCGCGGCGATCTCTTCTACCGATGCTGTCGCGAGCCGTTTCAGCGATCCGAACGTCTTCAGTAACGCGCTCCGCCGGATCGGGCCTATCCCGGGCACGTCGTCGAGCCGCGACTTCACCTGTCGTTTGCCGCGCAGCAGGCGCTGTCGGGTGATGCAAAAGCGGTGCGCTTCGTCCCGGGCGCGCTGGATCAGTCTCAATGCCGACGAGGTCTTGGGAAGCGCCAACGGCAACGGATCGCCGGGCAGATAGATCTCCTCCAGCCGTTTGGCGAGGCCGATTACCGGCATATCCGGCAATCCTAACTCTGTCAACACCTCCCGGGCTCGATTCAATTGCCCGATACCTCCATCGATTAAAACCAGATCTGGCAACCGTGACAATCTATCATCACCGTCATCATCATCATCATCGATTGTTGCAACTGATGGTTCACTCAGCAGCCTTCGATACCTTCTTCCCACGGCTTCAGCAATAGCCGCGAAGTCGTCGATACCGGTGAACGATTTGATCCGAAAGAGGCGGTATTCCGACCGAAAAGGTTGACCGGCACGAAAGACGACCATCGCCGCAACGCTATCGACGCCAGCCAGATGCGAGACGTCAAAGGTCTCGATCCACATGGGAGAATGTTCCAGATGAAGCACCTCTTGAAGCGCTTTCACCGAGCGGGGGACGAAATCGCGTTTTTCGGCGATCAACCGACGTTCGGCAAGGACTTGCTCGGCATTGACCCGGGCTGTAGCAGCAAGCCGCGCCTTCATCCCGCGCTGGGGGTGATGCAGGACTACCCTCCGCCCAGCGGTCAACGTCAGGAGTTCGGCTGCCAGCGCGGCGTCTTCCCACATCAGCGGAATAAGAATCTCGTCGGGTACCTGATCCGGCGATTCGTAGTGGCGAATAAGGAAGTTGCCCAGTAGTTCGCCATCGGTGAGCCCGACCGTGCGTTCAAGATGAAACTTCGCCTGTCCGACGATCCTCCCGCCACGGACGATGATCAGGACGATGGCGGCATAAGCATCTTCGCGCACCAATCCAACCGCATCGATGTCAACCGGATCGGGATCGATGCGCGGTTGACGTTCACTGAACTGCCGGGCGGCACGAAGCCGGTCGCGGGCGAGGGCGGCTTCCTCGAAGCGATGCTCCGCCGCCAGGCGGTTCATTTCGCTTTCGAGATAATCTACGACATCCTCATGCCGCCCTCGCAGAAAACTGACGAACCGGGCGACGCCGTTGGCATAGGTATCCGGCGACACCTTCGCTTCGCACGGCCCGCCGCAGCGGCCGATATGGTAATCAAGACAGAGTTTGAACTTCCCGGCTGCGATGCGGGATTCCGTGAGTGGTAGGTTGCAATCACGAATCTGCAGAATGCCCTTTAGCGTCCGAAGGAGATGCCGGGTACCGAAGACGTCGGTGTAGGGGCCATAGACGTCCCCCGGCGGTGGGTCGTTCGGTTTGCGGGTGAGCAAGATGCGGGGGAATGGCTCGCGTGTGACCTTTATATAAGGATAGGACTTATCGTCGCGCAGGTCGATATTGAACTTCGGCCGGTGCAATTTGATGAGCGACGCCTCCGTCTTCCACGCTTCGACCTCGCTATGGGTCAGGAGCAACTCGACGTCGCGAATGGCGGCGACCAGCCGGGGATATTGGTAGCGTCCATCGTCGTGGCCGGTGAAGTAACTCCGGACGCGGTTGCGGAGCGACTTCGCCTTCCCGATATAGATGATGCGCCCGGCGGAATCCTTAAAGAGATAGACGCCGGGCTTGTCCGGGAGCACCGCCAATTTGTCGGTCAGATGCGACACACCGTCACTCATGCGACCGCATCCTGCATACTACCTTCACCCATCGCATCAATCGGCCCACTTAGGTTTGCGTTTATCTAAGAACGCCGCCAGCCCTTCCCGGCCCTCCTCCGAGGTGCGCAAGTTGGCAATTAGCCGGGCGGTATATTCGATATACTCCTTGCGACCTTGCGCGACCACGTCGCGGGTCAGTTTCTTGGCTGCAGCGACGGCGTGGGGGCCTGAAGCGATGATTGAGCCGAGCACCTCTTCGACCTTGGCATCGAAGCCGTCTGCAGGTGCGACATGATCGACAAGGCCGTAGCGGAGTGCTTCTTCGGCGGTGATACGCCGTCCGGTTACGAAGAGTTCCCTGGCGCGCCCCTCGCCGACCCGACGGATAACATAGGGAGCAATGCAAGCCGGCACCAGACCGATCTTCACTTCGCTGAACGAAAAGACCGCTTCCGATACCGCGACGACCACATCGCAAGCCGCCACCAGTCCGGTTCCGCCGCCGATTGCCGGCCCGTTGACGCGAGCAATCGTCACCTTGGGGCTGTGCGCAAGCGCGTCGAGCATATAAGCCAGCAAGAGGGCGTCGGAGTGGTTCTCGGTGAACGTCGCCTGCCCCATTCGGCGCATCCAGTCGATGTCGGCACCGGCGGAGAATGCACTTCCGGCACCGGTAATCAGCAACGCCCGGACGGTGTCGATCTTGCCGGTCGCCTCGGCAGCGCTGCGAATCTCGGCGATCATCTTGTCGTCGAAGGCATTGCGGGCGTCGGGCCGGTTCAAGGTCAGACGGGCGACCGGGCCGTCAGAGTCGAGTTTAAGCGTCGTAAATTCCATCATGGTTCCTCAGTTAAAGATAAAGCCGCCAGACTCCACGCCGCTCATGAGGATGGACGACCTTGAATCCGAGCGCTTCAAAAAGCCCCGGAGGCCCCATCCAGTGGTCGTCGTCGCTGAGCGTCTGCTCGGTCCGCGGGTAGGCCTCTACGGCGACAATGCCACTCGACTTTGCCTCGCTCAGGATGGCCTGCAGCATTTCGCCGGCAACTCCCGATTTTCGCCTATTGGGATGGATGAAGAGGCAGGTGATTGCCCAGACGCCTGGTTCGGGGCTGAAATCGTAATGCGCACAAAGACGGCTCACGCGTTCGCGGACGCCGACCTGACACCAGCCAACCGGTCTGCCGTCCTCATAGGCGAGGAAGCCGTCGAGTTCGCCGCTGTCGATGATACTATCGCGGACGGCGCGGTTCTGTTCGGCGGTGCGGGAGTCCCAC
This genomic window contains:
- the uvrC gene encoding excinuclease ABC subunit UvrC produces the protein MSDGVSHLTDKLAVLPDKPGVYLFKDSAGRIIYIGKAKSLRNRVRSYFTGHDDGRYQYPRLVAAIRDVELLLTHSEVEAWKTEASLIKLHRPKFNIDLRDDKSYPYIKVTREPFPRILLTRKPNDPPPGDVYGPYTDVFGTRHLLRTLKGILQIRDCNLPLTESRIAAGKFKLCLDYHIGRCGGPCEAKVSPDTYANGVARFVSFLRGRHEDVVDYLESEMNRLAAEHRFEEAALARDRLRAARQFSERQPRIDPDPVDIDAVGLVREDAYAAIVLIIVRGGRIVGQAKFHLERTVGLTDGELLGNFLIRHYESPDQVPDEILIPLMWEDAALAAELLTLTAGRRVVLHHPQRGMKARLAATARVNAEQVLAERRLIAEKRDFVPRSVKALQEVLHLEHSPMWIETFDVSHLAGVDSVAAMVVFRAGQPFRSEYRLFRIKSFTGIDDFAAIAEAVGRRYRRLLSEPSVATIDDDDDDGDDRLSRLPDLVLIDGGIGQLNRAREVLTELGLPDMPVIGLAKRLEEIYLPGDPLPLALPKTSSALRLIQRARDEAHRFCITRQRLLRGKRQVKSRLDDVPGIGPIRRSALLKTFGSLKRLATASVEEIAAVRGMSRRAAEQVKETLTS
- a CDS encoding enoyl-CoA hydratase/isomerase family protein (Catalyzes the reversible hydration of unsaturated fatty acyl-CoA to beta-hydroxyacyl-CoA) translates to MMEFTTLKLDSDGPVARLTLNRPDARNAFDDKMIAEIRSAAEATGKIDTVRALLITGAGSAFSAGADIDWMRRMGQATFTENHSDALLLAYMLDALAHSPKVTIARVNGPAIGGGTGLVAACDVVVAVSEAVFSFSEVKIGLVPACIAPYVIRRVGEGRARELFVTGRRITAEEALRYGLVDHVAPADGFDAKVEEVLGSIIASGPHAVAAAKKLTRDVVAQGRKEYIEYTARLIANLRTSEEGREGLAAFLDKRKPKWAD
- a CDS encoding GNAT family N-acetyltransferase, with amino-acid sequence MSIEIHPLSKANARDFYALIASNEGVAWCACAAWRAETTWDEWDSRTAEQNRAVRDSIIDSGELDGFLAYEDGRPVGWCQVGVRERVSRLCAHYDFSPEPGVWAITCLFIHPNRRKSGVAGEMLQAILSEAKSSGIVAVEAYPRTEQTLSDDDHWMGPPGLFEALGFKVVHPHERRGVWRLYL